One genomic window of Bactrocera dorsalis isolate Fly_Bdor chromosome 4, ASM2337382v1, whole genome shotgun sequence includes the following:
- the LOC105232997 gene encoding 26S proteasome non-ATPase regulatory subunit 5 yields the protein MNENWFCEQISNLNIQENRLTALSEIRMRLYEISETSDAQLETQITDRLLNAPEFIECLNCKTEAKEQCELAADILAICMSHMSLGQSTLPTILELTLTHPRSSIKSVVFNTILKQLERQRNNNKNVQISSELLFHILNGLMEDDSKVGVPAIGILTIVLEQNINDEGVKRKLLDMLTSNEIVKCRVYELAVNLAKQSPTMLHQVEFLLDRALSELDNDDVLFQVNILEILVALAEQNHGLLYLENRQVFEIISRRVENVDRNPIDQLLIPGIMKFFGKTASVQPQKVIVDYPHMIQCLFESILSGNMSILPAAFDTFANLTQTSKGKQLLDQNYPALIKETFEAMGSYLRNLSTDLKNRAFNTLEMVFSTETSNQTDTEGLLQKWFNYLAGEGSMQFLMDYCRNPFPDIKVACLSFIKSLCLHKWGLIALKNTAGFVEFLLDRKIEFDKDAKYKKFELISLLADTDVFDMQINLQLRTYVNEGPYFVQSILDIATEGN from the exons ATGAACGAAAATTGGTTTTGTGAACAAATCAGTAATTTAAATATCCAGGAGAATCGCCTAACCGCTTTATCTGAAATTCGAATGCGTTTGTACGAAATTAGTGAAACTTCAGACGCTCAATTGGAAACACAAATTACAGACCGTTTACTCAACGCTCCAGAATTTATTGAATGCCTAAATTGTAAAACTGAGGCCAAAGAACAATGTGAACTGGCTGCTGATATATTGGCAATATGCATGTCACACATGAGCCTTGGACAAAGTACCCTACCGACGATTTTGGAGCTGACCCTGACACATCCACGATCTAGTATAAAATCTGTTGTtttcaacacaattttaaaacaattagaaagacagcgaaacaacaataaaaatgttcaaatatcatcGGAACTTCTCTTTCACATTTTAAATGGATTAATGGAAGATGACAGCAAAGTCGGAGTTCCAGCGATTGGAATATTAACTATAGTTTTAGAACAAAATATCAATGATGAAGGCGTTAAACGCAAATTGTTGGATATGTTGACATCTAATGAAATTGTTAAGTGTCGTGTTTATGAACTAGCTGTAAATCTTGCCAAGCAATCGCCAACTATGCTTCATCAAGTTGAATTTCTGCTCGATCGAGCTTTGTCAGAGCTTGATAATGATGATGTGCTATTTCAAGTAAATATTCTTGAAATACTAGTTGCACTTGCAGAACAAAATCATGGGTTACTATATTTAGAAAATAGACAAGTTTTCGAGATAATAAGCAGGCGTGTGGAAAACGTTGACCGAAATCCAATCGATCAATTACTCATTCCAggaattatgaaatttttcggCAAAACCGCTTCAGTGCAACCTCAGAAAGTAATTGTTGATTATCCTCATATGATACAATGTCTATTCGAAAGCATTCTTTCTGGAAATATGTCAATACTACCAGCAGCATTTGATACATTTG cgAATCTCACTCAAACATCGAAAGGTAAACAACTATTAGATCAAAATTATCCAGCGTTGATTAAAGAAACCTTTGAAGCTATGGGTTCGTATTTGAGAAACCTCTCCACAGATTTGAAAAACCGAGCATTTAACACATTGGAAATGGTTTTTTCGACCGAAACTTCTAATCAAACTGATACAGA GGGATTGCTCCAAAAATGGTTCAACTATTTAGCTGGAGAAGGAAGTATGCAATTTCTGATGGACTATTGTCGCAATCCGTTTCCAGATATCAAAGTAGCATGTCTAAGCTTCATTAAATCCCTTTGCCTTCATAAATGGGGATTAATAGCATTAAAAAACACAGCTGGTTTTGTGGAATTTTTACTTGATCGAAAAATTGAGTTTGACAAAGAcgcgaaatataaaaaattcgagTTAATTAGTCTTTTGGCAGATACTGATGTTTTTgatatgcaaattaatttacaattacGCACTTATGTTAATGAAGGCCCCTACTTCGTGCAAAGTATATTAGACATAGCTACGGAAGGCAATTGA